The DNA sequence GCCGGGTGAGTTCCACTCCCATGCTTTAACTACCAAACAATAAAGAACTTTTCTTAAGAGTCTAACACAATTAAGGAGAGCTATTGCTAGCTATTGATTATAGCAATGGATTCATACCTAGGTTTTTGAAAGTCTCTACTTTGAGTAATAGGAAGATGATCGCATCTCATATTAAAACTGAGGTTTAACCTCAGGAAGGGGTAATCATAATTCATTTCAACGAGAAAGTACCCATTGTTATACTGTTTCTTTCAAAAGTCTGAACAAAGGTGTTGCATGAGGTTGAAAACACGCCATTCATCTTGATTAGGATTCTAACATGACGataaaaaatgatgaaaaaaatGCAGATGAAAACTTAAGAACATGAGCATGCACAATGACATGCTAATGAAAAGACTAAAGATCTGGATAAAGACCAATGGCCACAACCAAGCTACCATACAATAGATACGTACAATTTTGAACATCACTTTTACTATATTGTCTGCGTATGATTTTAGGTAGGTTTTCAAAATATGAttcaagaataaaaaaaaatgaatataattaCGATAATATTTGAAGTTGTCATATGTGAAATCCAAATGAGGAAAAAGAATagatttttcttcatcttcttcttcttttttttgccgGGTAAAATGAAACATGAATACATAGCTCGGTTTGTCAAAGATGGTGGAGAGGTAAGAAGAgaatttatatttattattatcATTTTTCCATGTTGCGTCTTTATTTGTCATTTTATGTGAGTTGACAAAATTAATCATTACTTCAAAAAAGTATGAGATCCAAATGCTAATTTTAGAGATATGAATAGAAGATCTCTTTAAAGATATATCCTTCTCCCATGTGTTTTGGGAAGCTATTTTCTTTAACGATGCTATCACCTTAGTTGGTCATAGTCTTCTCTCTCTGGATGTTTGGGTCCATAAACCGAACCCTGCCTCACCGACCCTTAGTCTAGATTTTCTTAATTATGGTTGCCCAATAcatttttctttgtaatttcctttttctcctaaaaaaaaGTGTTATACAGCTAAAAATTTTGTAAAATGGAGTTTTTActgtaaataaaaacaaacttgAGCTATTGTAaaatgactaaaaaaaaaacaaaaaacatattATGATTTTCATGCAACCGAACAATCATCTCTATTCAGCTAGTCATTATCCAAGTGTTCTAACAGGTGTCTCTTGATATGGATGACAATCTGCTCCGCATATGTGGATGACGatctcctccacaaaatagGAATCTTTGCTTCTTTTGTAGCCGACAACACCTTATGGGCTCTTCCCGCCTTTTAAACAATTCATCATGAAATCACCTTCACCGGAATATTCCACCGACCCACATCCACAAATACACTGTTGAGTCCATGATTCTCTGTTTGGTCCCGGATGAAATGTGAATAATTGAGACTTAGTTTATGACTTTATGTCTAATCATGTGCATGAACATGAATGAATGGATTAATCTATACAGTGGTATAGCTAGAAGTTTCATTTAGGAGAGTCAAAACATAAATAGTtattatattgaaaaaaaatagtttGATAACATTATTGCTCTATTTAAAATCTTTAAATAGTTGATTTATAGCTTTATAAATTATCTTATTAAATTGATTTATTGGAGAATATTAATTGTGATTTCCTCTATATTAatagaaattgaaaaagaaatgtATTAAACATTAAAACCGGAAAGTAAAAAGCTTAAAATTATGCATTTAAGAGTGTCATTATAGTATTATATTATAGGGTTATGCATTTAAGAGTGTCGTTATAGTATTATATTATAGGGTGCAGCTATTTCCGacctatcattttctttgttcaccctacttactcattacaccctacattttaattttaattattaaatttagtTATGTAATCCATTTCTATGTTCAAGAATATCCTTacatgacatatccaattaaaagagattttttttaatgaaaatatggcatttaatttatactaatAAAAAAACTATAATATATTAAAGATTCCTtacaaaatcataatctaatttacttccttttttttttctttctgcttcAATGTTTATCTATTTCAAGCTATGTCAAAAGATTAGttagttaacaactatgagcaatgaagaagatattgagatttttctttcgtgttttaaattttttcgtTCAATGTTCACAAAaagtattgcaaagattttgatgtaattaacactaatgattttgtgaattaaatAACCAATTCATGATAAAGAGGGTAACAATAAGACAAAAAatatttgggtggagaagatttTCAATGTTATCTAATAAGAAATTAAGTAATCTTTCTATTTAATTCattggttatttatttatttttccttacagATTTAGATTTTATAAAATTAATGTACTTAAAAAAATAATGTACTTAGTAGTTATTTTACACTTGAATagtatagtctttcaataattcatatGTTTGTAGAGTGAATTAACAAaatccgtaggaatttataaatgatggaatctttaactccatcaatctaaaatttcatcaattgcaatttcttttgtttggttgcatgtatttaggatttgaaatgtataataaatttaaaaagtttaaaacaaataaaaagataaaatagaaaaaagtcctgttttggaaataaaaattgaatactacaaaggaattcgtaaatgacacctattttggtggaaattgaagtgaggaatttaaataacgaattctttcgttttttttccacagataaatttaaaatttccaatatgataatgccaaacgagagAATTGGCTTTTAAGAATTATGAattcctcactttcaattaaattccatcattttttccctcattcAAACACActctaaggggggtgtattgtatatggaattagtggaagttttaaagaaatctatggaatttaaaagtctgggtgtattcaatatagacttttaatagtccatgaaagtcttgaggtattcaattaggatttttaaagacttcatgaattccaccaaaatctaggggtattcaattaggacttttaaaaatgaataaaagtacagaggtattcaaaatatcattcatacttatggaattacaaaatcatggataatcatagactttgtagtgttaactatacataacaaactccaataattttccagcctccagaccaaagatttcaaaaagtctatcaaagtttcctcttcaaaaaaaaaaaaaaggtctatcaaagttattatctctacgcacgaagaagtttgtccttcatcatctctctttcttaattttttgtcttttctctaattttttatgatatcaaatttttttgatacccaacatgttcattgtagttgttgaatgtgatttttgttttttttttcaattgtgatactttgaaccctaatagcaataaaaatgatttatgaaaccctaaaactcaaatattgtggtctaaccctaagaccttgaaccatactaaattttatcttattaattaattattctcattaatttgaatttatattatggttaaaaaaaaggttgaacaattgaatttcaattgattgattatagatcaagacattgatcaatattgctacaatatatgttaatcgacgAAAacgaaattgatgagaataattaaccataaacatcaagtgatctatattgtatatttatgttgttgggagattaggaatgagaacaaactcgctaaacagactaacaatcatttatttgagtccatttctattagaagatagtggagcattgaagagacaacaagttattattttgttttgtgtttgggctgcatttgttttttttttttatatatattatgtacatcctaggaaatctgtaaaagtcattcataataaagtatatagattttcatgaatcaataaaagtctgttgctaaaatcaatggttttaagaaattcaTAACAGTCTAtcgactttttaaagagtctgtggacttttcaaaaagtctgtcatttaaaaaaagtttgtacaaattcaaatacaatacacccccctaagaaAATAGTAGGATGACAATAGACGCAccttatattatatttttacaTAGAGAGTTCAATTAATCAAAATATGAGAACCCTTCTCGCCCCCCTCTCTCTACGAGAATCCACCGAAGTCAGGGTCGTGGGCTCGTGGCCATAAGAAATCATTCCCACAAAGACTAAGCACCAATGGTTAATATCCTTCTGATTTTGGAAGTGAGCCAAGTTGGCTCACGGTTCACATTTTGGTGAAGAAAGAGGGAATCTAGCTATAAGAGCCAAAGATATCTCGGGCATTGTTTTCTTTTatggttgcagacttgcagataGTAACAAGAACCGTACTGTTGTTTAGTGGTGGTTTCAAATCACACTCGCCCACAGGAGGAGTCAGAACATGTGCTAATCAATCAGGTAAGGTTAACTTATATTAGTAGGACGTTATGGCAGACATGTAAAGCcagagagaaaaacaaaaaagaagaagaagaatgcagACAGGACAGGACAGGCTTAGGTGCTCGAAAGTACTGGAAGAGAGCGATGGGGGAATGAGAGTGGTTCATCCAAACTTTGCTGCAATTGGATGTAATATTGTCTCATATATTTCAGATGCGAATTTTATTATTGATGGAGAAAATGCTTTTCTTCCTTGGTGATCATAACTGCTCAATAATTAAATTGACTcattcctcaaaaaaaaaaaaataataataattaaattgACTCCTTGCTTTGTTCTATAGgatcgtacctctatgtccttGACTTCTAAGGAGACAGGAATCTAAACTTGGTGGATGAATTATAGCCATGCGATCAGAGCGTGATTAATGGCTGGTGGCCTAACGATCACCATGGCTGTAGATGATCGTTCTCAGCTTGGTTTACCCAAGtctggggaaaaaaaaaagactcctTGCTTTGTTCACACACTTGAGTCTTATCTCTCTTTACTCCGAAAGAAAGGTTATAACGAGGGCCAATTCTTAGGTGCGGGTAGCCGCACCACGTGTACGGTGCGGCTGCCCAATCAAATCTCAgaaatttttccttttgttccgaAATTGTCCctgatttttaaatgtgaaatacccaaaatacccCCCTGCTAGGGGTATGATTGGCCTGCCGCACCACGTGGCGGTGCGGCTGCCCCACGCAAGAATCACTCTATAACGAGACCTTCCAAGACTTTAAGTTGAAACCTTTCGCAACACTTGTCTTTTTTATTTCAAGAAAAGAACagcaaagacaaaaaaaaagaggaaaccTTTAGGAGTGACtgaaaatgactcaaaacacaaaaGACTTCTTTAGTATTGCTCTTTGTACTTGTTCCCTGTCTAGATGACCGAAATAATCTTACTTTTCGAAAACGTTTTCAGAGATCCTTTGCCAATTATGTTCCAGCATGCTTTGTTTTCTAACTACAAAAATTATAATCCTACTTCTATTGGGAAAAAAATCCATTAAAGAAGTGATTTAATGGCATCCCTCTAAAAGGAAGTATATTAAGATTAATTTTGATGGATCAGTTCAAATGAATTGTTATAGACTTATAGTGCTGGTGGCTTTATCTTCACGAATGAAAATGGAGACCCCATTTTAGCTGCCTCTAAAAACTTGGGAAGCTCTGATGTTCTCACTACGTACTAAAGCTCTAGCCCTAAGAGTTGGACTGCATGCTGTTGTGATTCATGATTTTAAGAACCTAGAGGTTAAAAGTGATTCGAAAGTGTTGCTAGCATCCATTAATCCCCCTTGGAGGATCAAATTCactgtccaagacattaagtccTTAGCAAGGAAGCTGAATTCAGTTACTTTCAAGTATATCAAAAGAGAAGTAAATTTTTTAGCGGATGCTATTGAGGATATGCCACAACTGTTCGGCTTAACTATGGAGAAGCTCACTTCCTCTCTCTGCTGCAGATGCACTCCTTCCATTTTGATAATCTAGCTTAAGACATGATACAGTTGCACACGATATGATAACACGACATGAACACAAATGAAATTAGAAGGTTGTGGTTTGAGGTTTATTGATTTGGTTCCATATAAAGTTACCAcgataagaacacaaattttAATGGTTCAGTATAGTGTTAATCAGTTAATACCATAAGAATCATTAGCATAAGAGTATTCTTGTAAATTTTGAGTTTCTCTATCTAATATACATTAGAAATCCCGATCCATCTCTttaattcattcattcattggatCCCCTTTCTCAATCTTCATGACAACAAGTCAACAACTTCAACTATCaacttaaaaatatatatatatatatatatatatatatgtatatatttattgatCCGTGCTTCTTATGTTGCACTGAGTTTATAAGATATTGTAATTAAAATTTAGTTATTTTCTCAACGGGTTTTAATAGATTTAAACGGTTAACACGAAATCAAATTattcgatttttattttggaggaTAAAATGTTAGCTTAACGGTTTGTTATTATGTTTCACTATTAATATATGAAACAATCTTATACGACACGACCGTAACCTAGCAGACCAAGTTGAATTAGAGGGTTTTCATTGTAATtgtatttctcaaaaaaaacaaCCTATTTCTCAAACAAGATTTCGGGGCTGATTTTGTGCAATGGGAAAGCTATTTTTAAAGTCACAAGGTATAATAGCAACTTAAACATAATCACCAACTAAATATTCGAGGCGAATACTCTTCAACAACCCTCTTAAAAGTCTTAACATCCTTAGCACactaataaacattttattactCGCACATGGAAAATACAAGGGCGCTAGTCAATGTATTCCAAAGAgaaagcagcagcagcagccatCAGATTACAACTTTCAGGTATTTAACGCATTATTTTTCTTTAGTCTTTCTCGAGTTGTTTTGGTCTACAAATTTGAGTGGCCAACTCGAACTTGTACTCTATGCCATGAAGTGTTCAGTATCCCTCTCAAGTTCCAAATGTCCTCCACTTTTTCAGGTTGTACATTTGCTGCTGAATCCACCTGCACATCAAAGATGTCGAGGACCATGAGACTTGTATGCTCAATTCACTGATTCAGTGTAAATGACTAAAATTTTATACACATTATGTATGcaggtaaaaagaaaattctgTCATTGAATGGGTATAGAATACAGCAGATATGATCAAAGGATATACAGTATTGAGTCATAACATGTCGATGAAGCAGGTATCAAGGATAAGAAGTTTCACAAGTTCAAACACGTGGTCAGAACTTGAATCTTCTAGTGCTAGAAGTCTACCAAAAGGTCATGCACAGTTTTTTGGCAACTCAACCAGAAAAACCAGTAGTTTTGCAGACCAATGCACAAGCATGTGTCAGAATTTTGAAACATGTGATTAATATCTATTGTATAGGTTCACGGATGTAAAAAATGTACCTTCATATTCATATGAATTACATTCAGGCATATATAATAAATAGCCATCCAAGGAAGTCAGCTTTTGGTTTGtcaataatatataattaagaaGTCAAGCACAAGCACATAAGCTTACCAAGGAAGGAAAATTAAATAATCAAGCATCTCGTAGAATGGTGCATGATACACGATATAGGAGGGGTAAAACAGTGGTGCATGATACACGATATAGGTGCATGATACACGATATAGGAGGGGTAAAACAGTGGTGCATGATACACGATATAGGAGGGGTAAAATAGTTAAATAACATAGGAGAATGCTTCTAAACACTGCTCCTATGGTTGTACTAATTCTTTAAACCAGCATTCATATTGACTGGGTTATGGGTCATACAGGTTGTGTCATTAGATCCCCCGGTAGCCaatgataaattcaaaattacaaaaatctTCACCACAAACTTTAGGTAAAGTTAGTTGAAAACAAGGGCCTTGTGGGTGAAAGGTCTTCTGAGCCAAGAGTCCAACCACTGGTCACACTGGCCAAACCCTTCAAATGATAAGGGTTTTACAGAAATGGGTTAGTTGATAGTCCAGGTGTATCTATAAAGTTGAGTCCAAACATTATGAACTTTGTAAGCTACAACTGTAACTTCTGATATGGGCTATTTTAGATGGTATGCGTCCTATTCACAAAATTGATGTCGAGGATTAGATATGAATTGGTGCATGTAAACTTCCTAATTCTAGGAAATTGTATCATTGTAAATAATATGTTATCAGAATCAACGAAACATACTGCTTTTGCAACAATTTGAGTGCTCTGTTGGACATCAACCAAGGCCTCAAAAAGTACCCATGCCCATTTATCACTGCATGTGGCCTCTGCAATATATGGGATGCCAGTTTTCTGATGTCTAGATGCTTCTACCCAGGTATTGCCACCATCAACAGACACATCAACTCTCTCAATGCCACGACCACCTCCTGATGCTGCATAACCACTGACTTTTACCTGTACAACCCATATTCAGAAAGGATTAAAACCAACAAGACCATTGCATGTGAAACTCAGTTCCCCACCATATCAGGTACTGTGGCAGCAAATAAATAGTCTTGAACATGATCAAGAAGGGAAGTGTGCAATGCATGAGGACTACGAAAAAAACAACCAATTACCATGGTTGCAGGATAAAAGAATGAAGGGGAAAACTGAGAATTTTGAACCTCCACAGTTTTGCAGGCAGTTAAAAAAGCTGTTTAGCAATATAAGTAATCAAATACCTATGCTATGAGAAGGTAAAGACACTTGAGAGCTTTGACCTTTACCATGCATGCTGAAAGAGAGTTATTGAATTGGAATATGAAGCTAAAACAGCAGCAATTCAGATCTCTGTATATGCCATAATGTAAAGTAAACAATAGACATATTCAATTGCATAAAGAGATGGAAAATATTGCAGTTTGCAAACAGAACCAACCTTTCCAGGCTTTATTGCATTCACATCCTCTAAAGAACAAATTACACACTGTCAATCAGCAATATCCTATGTCAGCCAAATAAAACAGTGTAATTGAGAAAATTCATGGCAATTCCGCAAAACGTGAGATCGGCTTTCCATACCTGGACAGGAAAATCCATTTGTGGCCTCCTGGTGGACCAATTAATGTTATCCCAGTTTACTGAAGGTGGAAACATTTTGTAGTCCTTTTGCATAAAGAAGCCCTGCAAGGTTGTCAGGTAAGTTTGAATCATACAAATATCTGCGATATGATAGAAAAAAGATTACTATGAATAATAAACCGAGGAATCCATTTCCAACCTGACATTCCTCTGCAATGACATTAATAGAATCAAGCCATTTAACAGAACGGGCACCTATAACACCAGGTACAACTACACGCAATGGATACCCATGATCCCTGTTTAGGGTCTTCACATGATAAGagaatataaaacaaaaccaatgtgAGACTGATATACTGATGCCATGTGCCAAAAAATTGATCACTAGAGGATCTACCAggcagaaattaaaaggagataaAGTAAAAAATTACAAGGCCGACCAAAATGCAACAGGTTCATAACCAAATACTTATGCAATAAACCAGAAACATGTGATTGATAAGCAATGCTGAACAAATGGCATAACTGTAGGATTCAACTTACCTCTCCATTCATCTCataagcaagtaaaacgtctgCTTCTGGGCTTGTGGCCTGAATCAATGGAATTGATGCCTTGTAGGGGCCTCCATTCTCCTCCTATAAGATGTAATCATTGCTCTAActattagaatgaaaaaatgATTTCCTTTTGCTAACGTAAAATCTCTTTATCTACCGGAAAACATCTCAAAACCAAAGAAATGACTTCAGATATTAAGTATCCAAGCTTGTACCTTACACCTATCAACGCTTACAAACTCGACATGTTTTCCACCAGATTTAGTTGCACCTGTCAACTTTGATATTCCCACAAGTTCAAGCACATCAGCCAATTTCGCACCACCCCATACAGCTGTAATGAGCTTGAAGAAAATTTATAACAGTTAACACCTATACTAGCGAAAAGTTCTCTGACAAGACAAATGATAGATAACAGATATTCATGCAGATATAATCTAGTTGGGAAATCAAAGACCACCGTTACATAAATGCTTAATGCTAAGtttgtgagaaaaaaaaaaaagagaacagtAAAAATTCGTTGTGGAAACAATGAAAGAGCAACAAACCATTTCCTATCGCAGAAACATCCCACCCTACTCCCTTAACAGTCCGA is a window from the Rosa chinensis cultivar Old Blush chromosome 2, RchiOBHm-V2, whole genome shotgun sequence genome containing:
- the LOC112190595 gene encoding sulfite oxidase isoform X1, with translation MPGVTGPSDYSREPPRHPSLKINAKEPFNAEPPRSALGAAYVTPVEFFYKRNHGPIPVVDDVHSYSVSITGLIENPKQLFLNDIRALPKYNVTATLQCAGNRRTAMSQTRTVKGVGWDVSAIGNAVWGGAKLADVLELVGISKLTGATKSGGKHVEFVSVDRCKEENGGPYKASIPLIQATSPEADVLLAYEMNGETLNRDHGYPLRVVVPGVIGARSVKWLDSINVIAEECQGFFMQKDYKMFPPSVNWDNINWSTRRPQMDFPVQCVICSLEDVNAIKPGKVKVSGYAASGGGRGIERVDVSVDGGNTWVEASRHQKTGIPYIAEATCSDKWAWVLFEALVDVQQSTQIVAKAVDSAANVQPEKVEDIWNLRGILNTSWHRVQVRVGHSNL
- the LOC112190595 gene encoding sulfite oxidase isoform X3 — protein: MPGVTGPSDYSREPPRHPSLKINAKEPFNAEPPRSALGAAYVTPVEFFYKRNHGPIPVVDDVHSYSVSITGLIENPKQLFLNDIRALPKYNVTATLQCAGNRRTAMSQTRTVKGVGWDVSAIGNAVWGGAKLADVLELVGISKLTGATKSGGKHVEFVSVDRCKEENGGPYKASIPLIQATSPEADVLLAYEMNGEGFFMQKDYKMFPPSVNWDNINWSTRRPQMDFPVQCVICSLEDVNAIKPGKVKVSGYAASGGGRGIERVDVSVDGGNTWVEASRHQKTGIPYIAEATCSDKWAWVLFEALVDVQQSTQIVAKAVDSAANVQPEKVEDIWNLRGILNTSWHRVQVRVGHSNL
- the LOC112190595 gene encoding sulfite oxidase isoform X5, which gives rise to MLITAVWGGAKLADVLELVGISKLTGATKSGGKHVEFVSVDRCKEENGGPYKASIPLIQATSPEADVLLAYEMNGETLNRDHGYPLRVVVPGVIGARSVKWLDSINVIAEECQGFFMQKDYKMFPPSVNWDNINWSTRRPQMDFPVQCVICSLEDVNAIKPGKVKVSGYAASGGGRGIERVDVSVDGGNTWVEASRHQKTGIPYIAEATCSDKWAWVLFEALVDVQQSTQIVAKAVDSAANVQPEKVEDIWNLRGILNTSWHRVQVRVGHSNL
- the LOC112190595 gene encoding sulfite oxidase isoform X2; the encoded protein is MPGVTGPSDYSREPPRHPSLKINAKEPFNAEPPRSALGAAYVTPVEFFYKRNHGPIPVVDDVHSYSVSITGLIENPKQLFLNDIRALPKYNVTATLQCAGNRRTAMSQTRTVKGVGWDVSAIGNAVWGGAKLADVLELVGISKLTGATKSGGKHVEFVSVDRCKEENGGPYKASIPLIQATSPEADVLLAYEMNGETLNRDHGYPLRVVVPGVIGARSVKWLDSINVIAEECQGFFMQKDYKMFPPSVNWDNINWSTRRPQMDFPVQVKVSGYAASGGGRGIERVDVSVDGGNTWVEASRHQKTGIPYIAEATCSDKWAWVLFEALVDVQQSTQIVAKAVDSAANVQPEKVEDIWNLRGILNTSWHRVQVRVGHSNL
- the LOC112190595 gene encoding sulfite oxidase isoform X4, producing the protein MPGVTGPSDYSREPPRHPSLKINAKEPFNAEPPRSALGAAYVTPVEFFYKRNHGPIPVVDDVHSYSVSITGLIENPKQLFLNDIRALPKYNVTATLQCAGNRRTAMSQTRTVKGVGWDVSAIGNAVWGGAKLADVLELVGISKLTGATKSGGKHVEFVSVDRCKEENGGPYKASIPLIQATSPEADVLLAYEMNGEGFFMQKDYKMFPPSVNWDNINWSTRRPQMDFPVQVKVSGYAASGGGRGIERVDVSVDGGNTWVEASRHQKTGIPYIAEATCSDKWAWVLFEALVDVQQSTQIVAKAVDSAANVQPEKVEDIWNLRGILNTSWHRVQVRVGHSNL